In Leptodesmis sichuanensis A121, the following are encoded in one genomic region:
- a CDS encoding glutathione S-transferase family protein, translating into MLKLYGGQFSRASIVQWYLEELGVPYEYVLLDMKAGEHQKPEFLAINPVGKVPAIVDGDFILWESGAILLYLAEKYGDPNLSLETRSHINQWILYGNATLGPEIFSEATRESAFSRHMTVLNQHLQQHPFLLGDQFGAADVAVGALLAYIPLMLKLDFQDYPAVQAYVQRLSERPAYQKAIAKRV; encoded by the coding sequence ATGCTAAAACTTTACGGTGGCCAGTTTAGCCGAGCTTCGATTGTCCAGTGGTATTTAGAAGAACTGGGCGTTCCCTATGAGTATGTCCTGTTGGATATGAAAGCAGGTGAACATCAAAAACCTGAGTTTCTGGCGATCAACCCGGTGGGCAAAGTGCCTGCGATCGTCGATGGGGACTTCATCCTCTGGGAATCAGGCGCAATTTTGCTCTACCTGGCAGAGAAGTATGGCGATCCCAATTTATCTTTAGAAACCCGATCGCACATCAACCAATGGATTCTCTATGGGAATGCCACGCTGGGGCCAGAGATCTTTTCAGAAGCGACACGGGAAAGTGCCTTCAGTCGCCACATGACCGTACTCAATCAACACCTACAACAGCATCCCTTTCTGTTAGGCGATCAATTTGGTGCTGCTGATGTTGCGGTCGGTGCCTTACTGGCTTACATTCCCCTGATGCTCAAGTTGGATTTCCAGGATTACCCGGCAGTGCAAGCTTATGTACAGCGGTTAAGTGAGCGTCCTGCCTACCAGAAAGCGATCGCGAAGCGGGTGTGA
- a CDS encoding glycosyltransferase family 4 protein: MGWFPHTPGGLNRYVYELLGQLAAQQDCIELWGVGLPDSALDLPLQLINLASPSSALPKRLWAFHRQLSCRQAAPPDAINLHFALYGFPLLKDLPQNIPITCHFHGPWAGESQQEGDSQWQVLLKYWIEQQVYRRCDRFIVLSKAFGRILHEQYRVSWEKIHIIPGGVNIDRFRPNLSREEARLQLGWPLDRQILFTPRRLVQRMGLDKLLIAMAEVKRKVPEVWLAIAGKGPLRPTLEQQVEALNLSQCVQFLGYVPDEQLPIAYQAADLTVVPSQSLEGFGLILVESLACGTPALCTPVGGMPEIVAPFYPDLITDSVKSDAIADRLIELLTGTLPLPPRMDCRNYAQQHFDWQLIAPKVRNVLLS; encoded by the coding sequence ATGGGATGGTTTCCACATACTCCTGGAGGTCTGAACCGTTATGTTTACGAACTCCTTGGTCAACTAGCTGCTCAGCAGGATTGCATCGAGCTTTGGGGCGTTGGATTACCAGACTCCGCGTTAGATTTACCCTTACAACTGATTAATTTGGCATCACCCAGCAGTGCTTTGCCGAAAAGACTTTGGGCATTTCACCGACAGTTGAGTTGCCGTCAAGCTGCTCCACCGGATGCCATTAATCTTCATTTCGCGCTATACGGGTTTCCCCTACTTAAGGATCTTCCCCAAAATATCCCGATTACCTGCCATTTTCATGGCCCCTGGGCAGGGGAAAGCCAGCAGGAGGGCGATTCTCAATGGCAGGTTTTGCTGAAATATTGGATTGAACAACAAGTATATCGGCGCTGCGATCGCTTCATTGTACTCAGTAAAGCCTTTGGCAGGATTCTACACGAGCAATACCGGGTTTCCTGGGAGAAGATTCACATTATCCCCGGTGGCGTCAACATCGATCGTTTTCGGCCTAATCTGTCTCGTGAGGAAGCGCGCCTCCAATTGGGTTGGCCTTTAGACCGCCAGATTTTGTTTACACCACGTCGCTTAGTTCAGCGTATGGGGTTGGACAAGCTCTTGATAGCGATGGCTGAAGTGAAACGGAAGGTGCCGGAGGTATGGCTCGCGATCGCGGGGAAAGGGCCTCTTCGTCCCACTTTAGAACAGCAGGTTGAGGCATTGAATCTGAGTCAGTGTGTGCAATTCCTGGGGTACGTGCCCGATGAGCAACTGCCAATAGCCTATCAAGCTGCCGATTTAACGGTGGTACCCAGCCAAAGTCTGGAAGGATTTGGGCTGATTTTGGTGGAATCTTTGGCCTGTGGGACTCCGGCCTTGTGTACTCCTGTCGGAGGTATGCCAGAAATTGTTGCACCATTTTATCCGGATTTAATTACTGACTCTGTGAAAAGTGATGCGATCGCAGACCGTCTCATTGAGTTGTTAACGGGAACCCTGCCGTTACCCCCTCGTATGGATTGTCGGAATTATGCCCAGCAGCACTTTGACTGGCAACTTATTGCTCCCAAAGTGCGTAACGTTCTGCTGTCTTAA
- a CDS encoding FkbM family methyltransferase — protein MRSLSYLISKQFRGLVYTKRYARALLDHLLPARSTYAQHQEDCEFSKLLDGLDLSTGVYIDIGANQPSYISNTYFFYKKGLNGILIEPDESNVLLLKRFRNRDITIQAVVGSTPKLCRFNYAIASVHNSLQPLPASSLLKQEYIPQITVDEIVECINPKWIYLLTTDTEGNDLEVLRGSSQALKRTLLVCTEYQSDQERSQLEKYMTENSFERIFLNDVNLIFRNTEFSKHLIEVT, from the coding sequence ATGAGAAGTTTATCTTACTTGATATCGAAACAATTTCGAGGGCTAGTTTACACTAAGAGATACGCCCGTGCATTGTTGGATCACCTACTTCCCGCCAGGTCTACTTATGCCCAGCATCAAGAGGATTGTGAATTTAGCAAACTGCTAGATGGACTTGATTTGAGCACAGGAGTCTATATTGATATCGGTGCCAATCAGCCATCCTATATTTCAAATACATATTTCTTTTACAAAAAAGGATTGAATGGGATTCTCATTGAACCAGATGAGTCAAATGTCCTGCTTTTGAAGCGTTTTCGCAACAGAGATATTACGATTCAAGCTGTAGTTGGTTCTACACCGAAATTATGCAGATTTAATTATGCGATCGCTTCGGTGCATAATTCTCTACAACCACTACCAGCATCTTCCTTGCTAAAGCAGGAATATATCCCTCAAATTACAGTAGATGAAATAGTTGAATGCATTAATCCCAAGTGGATCTATCTTCTGACTACAGATACGGAAGGAAATGACTTGGAAGTTTTGCGTGGTTCAAGTCAGGCTTTAAAGCGAACCTTGTTAGTCTGTACGGAGTATCAGAGTGATCAGGAGAGATCACAGTTAGAAAAGTATATGACAGAAAACTCATTTGAACGGATATTCCTGAATGACGTAAACTTGATTTTTCGTAATACTGAATTTTCTAAACATTTAATTGAGGTTACATGA
- a CDS encoding glycosyltransferase family 4 protein translates to MKILFLDQSGKVGGAELSLLDIARPYRDHCLVCLFAEGPFRTLLEQAQIPTCVLATPIAVQKDSSVVKGLSSIGHLMPLVIKVAQLSREFDLIYANTPKALVVGAIASALSQRPLVYHLHDIVSQEHFSAINQRLIISLANTFAVAVIANSQATKAAFQQAGGRSPTEVVYNGFDIAAYQQVRHDRSTLRQQLGLESRFIVGHFSRLSPWKGQHILIEALKHCSENVTALFVGDALFGEQKYVEQLHQQIEQEGLQHRVRFLGFRSDVPQLMAACDVVAHTSTAPEPFGRVIVETMLGGIPVIAAAAGGAIELVEPGKTGWLTPPGDPVKLATCINHCQKYPHHSQEIARNAQADAIQRFDLAATNEQIAQCLQQVSQTSRVTFSNVLRWFPACW, encoded by the coding sequence ATGAAGATCCTGTTTCTAGATCAAAGTGGTAAGGTAGGAGGCGCTGAGTTATCCCTGTTGGATATAGCACGCCCCTATCGTGATCACTGCCTGGTTTGTTTATTTGCTGAAGGCCCTTTTCGTACCCTGTTAGAGCAAGCTCAGATCCCAACCTGTGTTCTGGCCACTCCTATTGCAGTCCAGAAAGACAGCAGCGTGGTGAAGGGATTGAGCAGCATCGGGCACTTAATGCCGCTGGTTATCAAGGTGGCCCAACTCAGCCGCGAGTTTGATCTGATCTATGCCAACACTCCAAAAGCGTTAGTGGTTGGCGCGATCGCCAGTGCCCTGAGTCAGCGGCCCCTGGTTTACCACCTGCATGACATTGTTTCTCAAGAGCATTTCAGTGCCATCAATCAGCGTTTGATCATTTCCCTGGCGAATACCTTTGCCGTGGCTGTGATTGCCAACTCTCAGGCTACAAAAGCGGCCTTTCAGCAGGCTGGCGGACGATCGCCAACAGAAGTGGTGTACAACGGATTTGATATTGCGGCCTATCAGCAGGTGCGGCACGATCGCTCCACCCTGCGGCAACAACTTGGCCTGGAATCCCGATTTATCGTAGGGCACTTCAGTCGCCTTTCTCCCTGGAAAGGCCAACACATTTTGATTGAGGCACTAAAACACTGTTCAGAAAATGTGACCGCGCTGTTTGTGGGAGATGCTCTATTCGGAGAACAGAAATATGTTGAGCAACTGCACCAGCAGATTGAGCAGGAGGGTCTGCAACATAGAGTGCGGTTTTTAGGATTTCGATCGGACGTACCCCAATTGATGGCGGCTTGCGATGTCGTCGCCCATACCTCCACAGCCCCTGAACCCTTTGGACGGGTCATTGTAGAAACCATGCTGGGCGGTATTCCAGTGATTGCGGCGGCGGCAGGAGGAGCTATTGAACTGGTGGAGCCAGGAAAAACCGGATGGTTAACGCCTCCAGGCGACCCGGTAAAGCTGGCAACCTGCATTAATCACTGTCAGAAGTACCCTCACCACAGCCAAGAGATAGCTCGTAATGCTCAGGCTGATGCCATTCAACGTTTCGACTTGGCAGCCACGAATGAGCAAATTGCTCAATGTCTCCAGCAAGTGAGTCAGACCTCCAGGGTTACATTTTCCAACGTTCTGAGATGGTTCCCCGCTTGTTGGTAG
- a CDS encoding glycosyltransferase, translating into MPNSTQSTKILFLDQSGNIGGAELSLLDVARPYRDRCLVGLFQDGPYRQLLERAQIPVQILTSESLEIRRDSPIWQSLLASRSLISLVKTVIHFSREYDIVYTNTPKAFIVGAIASAISRHPLVYHLRDILSREHFSWANVQLLTTLANRFATLLIANSQATRQAFIDAGGRPDLVQVVYNGFNVDFYQAAPRAISLGSADLISVSPLMKDGDNPHLSVSPLNQSEAIAKPFPEKTSKSFVVGHFSRFSAWKGQHILLEALAHCPNEVSAWFVGDALFGEQAYVEYLYREIDRLNLHHRVKFFGFQDQIPQLMAACHLITHTSTAPEPFGRVIVEAMLCGVPVVAVASGGAVELVEHGKTGWLMPSSEPVKLAEIIHHCRTHPEQTRAIAQAAQLRARTLFSQSKMEQKIDTLLQTLLSRHV; encoded by the coding sequence ATGCCCAACTCCACGCAGTCTACAAAAATTCTTTTTTTAGATCAGAGTGGCAACATTGGTGGAGCAGAATTGTCCCTTTTGGATGTTGCTCGTCCTTACCGCGATCGCTGCCTGGTAGGACTCTTTCAGGATGGCCCCTATCGGCAATTGCTAGAACGAGCACAAATCCCTGTGCAAATCCTCACCAGCGAATCCTTAGAAATTCGACGCGATAGCCCAATCTGGCAGAGCCTCCTGGCTAGCCGATCTCTAATTTCCCTGGTGAAAACCGTGATTCACTTTAGCCGTGAGTACGATATTGTCTATACCAACACTCCCAAAGCTTTCATTGTAGGCGCGATCGCCAGTGCAATTAGCCGCCATCCTCTGGTTTATCACCTGCGCGACATTCTCTCCAGGGAACATTTTAGTTGGGCGAATGTGCAACTCCTGACCACCCTGGCCAATCGTTTTGCTACGTTGCTCATTGCCAATTCTCAAGCGACTCGACAGGCATTCATTGATGCAGGGGGACGACCTGACTTAGTTCAAGTTGTGTATAACGGCTTTAATGTTGACTTCTATCAGGCTGCCCCAAGAGCTATTAGTCTCGGTTCCGCAGATTTAATATCCGTTAGTCCTTTGATGAAGGATGGTGACAACCCACATCTCTCAGTATCCCCATTAAATCAGTCTGAAGCTATTGCTAAACCGTTTCCTGAAAAAACTTCAAAATCATTTGTAGTAGGACACTTCAGTCGGTTTTCTGCCTGGAAAGGACAGCATATTCTACTCGAAGCTCTGGCCCACTGTCCCAATGAGGTATCTGCCTGGTTCGTTGGCGATGCCCTATTCGGTGAACAAGCATATGTTGAGTACCTTTACCGTGAAATTGACCGCTTAAATCTCCATCACCGAGTGAAGTTTTTTGGATTTCAGGATCAGATTCCCCAGTTAATGGCTGCCTGTCATCTGATCACCCATACATCAACTGCTCCAGAGCCTTTTGGGCGGGTGATTGTAGAGGCCATGCTGTGCGGTGTTCCGGTTGTAGCGGTGGCGAGTGGAGGAGCCGTGGAACTGGTAGAGCATGGCAAAACGGGTTGGCTGATGCCGTCTTCCGAGCCGGTCAAGCTCGCGGAAATCATTCACCATTGCCGCACGCATCCAGAGCAAACCAGGGCGATCGCTCAGGCTGCTCAACTTCGTGCCAGGACTTTGTTCAGTCAATCAAAGATGGAGCAAAAAATTGACACGCTCCTACAGACCCTATTGAGTAGACACGTCTAA
- a CDS encoding aromatic ring-hydroxylating dioxygenase subunit alpha, whose amino-acid sequence MQTQERTQTSQSGLLPAGGDDPTRFDCKEAWYPVFYLEDLDRSKPSRFTLLGQDLVLWWDRQATCWRAFVDQCPHRLVPLSEGRIAEDGLLECPYHGWAFKGDGTCDRIPQQVAGGTAHASPRACATALPTAERQGLLFVYPGTPDRASQVKIPVVEPLEESPEGWICLNTFRDLPYDALTLLENVLDSSHLPFTHHRSVGNRSNASPVELEVVKTGKQGFQGIWAEGPRKGTLGRQDTTFVAPSLMWHDLTSKQFGRTLTVVYATPIRKGECRVFARFPFKFSSKLPEFFIKLTPRWYSHIGQNAILEDDQIFLHFQERYLEAQGGGSKFARAFYLPTRADAFVTALRKWVTDFEADPFPGEPLPPRLSTEVLLDRYHSHTVHCASCRQALTRVQQLRWLAAGIGAIAWLFLPLLLLLTGTTALLTILFASLIPLITGAVWLGLGQLERRFYEGRKIPPRNLPEKGDK is encoded by the coding sequence ATGCAGACTCAAGAGCGTACTCAAACCAGCCAGTCGGGCCTGTTACCTGCCGGTGGGGATGATCCCACTCGCTTTGACTGTAAAGAAGCCTGGTATCCCGTGTTCTATCTGGAAGATCTCGATCGCTCAAAACCCAGCCGGTTTACGCTATTAGGTCAAGATCTGGTGCTCTGGTGGGATCGGCAGGCTACCTGTTGGCGAGCCTTTGTCGATCAGTGCCCCCATCGGCTGGTGCCGCTTTCGGAAGGACGAATCGCTGAAGATGGGCTGCTGGAGTGTCCCTATCACGGATGGGCTTTCAAGGGAGACGGCACCTGCGATCGTATTCCGCAACAGGTGGCAGGAGGAACCGCCCATGCATCTCCCAGAGCCTGTGCCACTGCACTCCCAACTGCAGAACGGCAGGGGTTGTTATTTGTGTATCCCGGTACTCCCGATCGGGCATCTCAGGTGAAAATCCCCGTGGTTGAACCTTTGGAAGAGTCTCCCGAGGGCTGGATTTGCCTGAATACGTTTCGCGATCTCCCCTACGATGCTCTGACGCTGCTGGAGAATGTCCTGGATTCCAGTCATCTGCCCTTTACCCATCACCGTTCTGTGGGTAATCGCAGTAATGCCAGTCCGGTAGAACTAGAGGTGGTGAAAACCGGGAAACAAGGCTTTCAAGGGATCTGGGCAGAAGGGCCACGCAAAGGCACGTTGGGACGGCAGGATACCACGTTTGTAGCTCCTTCCCTGATGTGGCACGACCTGACCTCCAAGCAATTTGGTCGCACCCTGACGGTGGTGTATGCCACTCCCATTCGCAAAGGAGAATGCCGGGTATTTGCCCGGTTCCCGTTCAAATTCTCCTCTAAACTGCCAGAATTCTTTATCAAGCTTACGCCGCGCTGGTATTCCCATATTGGGCAAAATGCGATTCTGGAAGATGATCAGATTTTTCTACATTTTCAGGAGCGGTATCTGGAAGCGCAGGGGGGAGGCTCCAAGTTTGCCAGGGCATTTTATCTGCCCACTCGTGCTGATGCCTTTGTAACTGCCCTGCGAAAGTGGGTGACTGACTTTGAGGCTGATCCGTTTCCGGGAGAACCGTTGCCGCCTCGTCTATCTACAGAAGTCTTGCTGGATCGGTATCATTCCCATACTGTGCATTGTGCCAGTTGCCGTCAAGCCCTGACCAGAGTCCAACAGTTGCGCTGGCTGGCGGCTGGCATTGGGGCGATCGCCTGGTTATTCCTGCCTCTACTCCTGCTATTGACTGGAACCACCGCCCTTCTGACAATCCTGTTTGCTAGTCTGATTCCGCTCATTACCGGAGCCGTATGGTTGGGATTAGGACAACTGGAACGGCGATTTTACGAAGGCCGGAAAATACCTCCCCGCAACCTACCGGAAAAAGGCGATAAATAG
- a CDS encoding APC family permease, translating into MAKWIGPTKRQRVKLARWLMQEDRQVKEGPYSREEEHHKHVWWQVMCLTGVDYFSTLGYQPGIAALAAGALSPIATLILILLTLFGALPIYRRVASISPHGEGSIAMLEHLLSWWQGKFLVLCLLGFVATDFIITITLSAADATAHIVENPLVPAFFHGQIVPITLILIALLGVVFLKGFREAIGLAVFLVAIYLLLNLVVVATGVKELLHHPTAITDWRSALFAQHSSPLMMLAVSALLFPKLALGLSGFETGVAVMPLVKGKHGDTEEQPVGRIRNTYKLLTTAALIMSFFLMTSSVVTTVLIPPAQFQPGGSANGRALAYLAHQYLGNQFGTLYDLSTITILWFAGASAMAGLLNIVPRYLPRYGMAPNWARATRPLVLVYTAIAFIVTLIFEANVDAQGGAYATGVLVLMSSAAFAVTLAAHREQSRRGTILFGSITAVFIYTTIVNIFERPEGIKIASFFIGTIVLTSLTSRVWRSTELRVGCMEMDEAALQFLAQEEESQGTIRLIANRLNEGNEQEYYWKEKEVREDNHIPATDSVLFLEVQISDASEFDNTIVVKGVQVGPYRILRAQGAAVPNVIAAILFYIRDRTGKLPHAYFGWIEGNPIQYLLRFILFGEGDIAVVTREVLRKAEKNPDRRPVIHVGG; encoded by the coding sequence ATGGCGAAATGGATTGGTCCGACGAAGCGGCAACGAGTAAAGTTAGCACGCTGGTTAATGCAGGAAGACCGTCAGGTAAAAGAAGGCCCCTACAGCAGAGAAGAAGAGCACCATAAACATGTCTGGTGGCAAGTGATGTGCTTAACCGGGGTGGATTATTTTTCCACCCTGGGTTACCAACCGGGAATTGCAGCCCTGGCCGCGGGAGCGTTATCTCCGATCGCCACCCTGATTCTGATTCTCCTGACCCTGTTTGGTGCTTTACCCATCTACCGTCGAGTAGCTTCCATCAGTCCCCACGGGGAAGGCTCGATCGCCATGCTGGAACATTTGCTGTCCTGGTGGCAGGGAAAGTTTTTGGTCCTGTGCTTACTGGGCTTTGTGGCCACCGATTTCATCATTACCATTACTCTCTCGGCAGCGGATGCGACGGCTCATATTGTTGAAAATCCCCTAGTACCAGCCTTTTTTCACGGGCAAATCGTGCCGATTACGTTGATCCTGATTGCTTTGTTAGGAGTGGTGTTTCTCAAAGGATTCCGCGAAGCGATCGGGTTAGCTGTGTTTTTAGTAGCTATCTACCTGTTGTTGAATCTCGTAGTCGTCGCGACAGGCGTGAAGGAACTCTTACATCATCCCACTGCCATTACGGATTGGCGATCGGCCCTGTTTGCGCAACATAGTAGCCCACTGATGATGCTAGCGGTCAGTGCCCTGTTATTCCCTAAACTGGCGCTGGGACTATCCGGGTTTGAAACAGGCGTTGCAGTCATGCCCCTGGTGAAGGGAAAACATGGCGACACTGAAGAACAGCCTGTGGGACGAATTCGCAATACCTATAAACTGCTCACGACGGCGGCTCTGATCATGAGCTTTTTCCTGATGACCAGCAGTGTAGTGACCACGGTTTTGATTCCACCAGCACAATTTCAACCGGGAGGAAGTGCCAATGGTCGGGCACTGGCTTACCTGGCTCACCAGTATTTAGGGAACCAGTTTGGCACTCTCTACGATTTAAGTACGATTACGATTCTCTGGTTTGCTGGGGCCTCTGCGATGGCAGGCTTGCTGAATATTGTGCCCCGCTACTTACCCCGGTACGGCATGGCTCCCAACTGGGCACGAGCCACCCGGCCTCTAGTACTGGTCTATACCGCGATCGCTTTCATCGTTACCCTGATTTTTGAAGCGAATGTGGATGCTCAGGGAGGAGCGTATGCCACTGGGGTTTTGGTGTTGATGAGTTCTGCCGCTTTTGCCGTTACCCTGGCCGCCCACCGCGAACAATCCCGTCGAGGTACCATCCTGTTTGGCTCGATTACAGCCGTCTTTATTTACACGACGATTGTCAACATTTTTGAACGGCCAGAAGGGATTAAAATTGCCAGTTTCTTCATCGGTACGATTGTCCTGACTTCCCTGACTTCCAGAGTCTGGCGATCGACGGAATTACGAGTCGGCTGCATGGAAATGGATGAAGCCGCTCTCCAGTTTTTAGCCCAGGAAGAAGAAAGCCAGGGCACGATTCGGCTGATTGCGAACCGCCTGAATGAAGGCAATGAGCAGGAGTATTACTGGAAGGAAAAAGAAGTCCGGGAAGACAACCACATCCCTGCGACTGATTCTGTGTTGTTCCTGGAAGTGCAGATCTCTGATGCATCCGAGTTCGACAACACGATCGTTGTGAAGGGAGTGCAGGTGGGGCCATACCGGATCCTCCGGGCACAAGGGGCGGCGGTTCCTAATGTGATCGCGGCGATCCTGTTCTATATTCGCGATCGTACTGGAAAGCTGCCCCACGCTTACTTTGGTTGGATTGAAGGCAACCCAATTCAATACCTGTTGCGGTTTATTCTATTTGGGGAAGGCGATATTGCAGTGGTCACTCGAGAAGTGCTGCGTAAGGCGGAAAAAAATCCAGACCGCCGTCCCGTGATCCATGTGGGAGGCTAA
- a CDS encoding IS200/IS605 family accessory protein TnpB-related protein, which produces MVNRNPIIRTDKWSLNPTAEQRQLFAETVKVYRRLCRHLTGIVFTHWVELGSLNSQQVIPAVERLVHSTSQNPNVKYPIDRTFHKFPSYYRRAAIAFAVGQVSSFVARYREWQSGTRNRRDAKPPTLNAEAGCYPTLYRGQCYRLHGYEQGEIKVFTGKDWVWTMVQISGLRERHTVDSNKRLSPSLIFNQQACHLSVPFECHPEKRQPDTNVVAVDLGINTTATVSVVTFDGTVIHREFIHPGRDIDRRDKRLKSVSARASKTMGKGGNLHKGFCSNTYRKCRNINQNIAHHVSKRITDIAKQFNAQAIVFENLKGWKPTGGKKGSNLRQRFHGWLKAMIRTFTEQKWQEVGGKVIDVIAAYTSKLAYDGSGVVKRDSKNYDLAKFSSGKRYNCDLNGSHNIAARGILKRVPSGKNG; this is translated from the coding sequence ATGGTAAATCGAAACCCCATCATCCGCACTGACAAATGGAGCCTTAACCCAACGGCTGAACAGCGTCAACTGTTTGCCGAAACGGTGAAGGTTTATCGTCGTTTGTGCAGGCATCTGACGGGAATCGTCTTTACCCATTGGGTAGAACTAGGAAGCCTAAACAGTCAACAGGTCATTCCTGCTGTAGAACGGCTGGTGCATTCAACCAGTCAAAACCCCAATGTGAAATATCCAATCGACCGAACGTTTCACAAGTTCCCCAGCTACTACCGCAGGGCTGCAATTGCCTTTGCAGTGGGTCAGGTTAGCAGCTTTGTTGCCCGTTACCGGGAATGGCAATCAGGCACCCGCAATCGTCGGGATGCCAAACCGCCAACTCTGAATGCAGAGGCGGGATGCTACCCCACTTTGTACCGAGGACAGTGCTACAGACTGCATGGGTATGAGCAGGGAGAAATCAAAGTATTTACCGGGAAAGATTGGGTCTGGACAATGGTTCAGATTTCAGGGCTAAGAGAACGGCATACCGTTGATAGTAATAAACGGCTATCTCCCTCACTGATCTTCAATCAGCAAGCCTGCCATCTCTCGGTTCCTTTCGAGTGTCATCCAGAAAAACGGCAACCAGATACTAATGTGGTTGCGGTCGATTTGGGTATCAACACCACGGCAACGGTTTCAGTTGTCACCTTTGACGGTACTGTAATCCATCGGGAATTTATTCACCCTGGAAGAGATATAGACCGCAGGGACAAACGACTGAAATCGGTGTCAGCCAGAGCAAGTAAGACGATGGGTAAGGGTGGAAACCTGCACAAGGGATTCTGCTCTAACACCTATCGGAAATGCCGCAACATCAACCAGAACATCGCTCATCACGTCTCCAAACGAATCACTGATATTGCCAAACAGTTCAACGCTCAAGCGATTGTGTTTGAGAACCTGAAAGGCTGGAAGCCGACTGGAGGCAAGAAAGGTTCCAACCTGCGCCAACGGTTTCACGGGTGGTTAAAGGCGATGATTCGCACCTTCACCGAACAGAAATGGCAAGAGGTTGGAGGCAAGGTGATTGATGTGATTGCCGCTTACACTTCAAAACTTGCCTATGACGGCTCTGGAGTGGTGAAGCGTGATTCCAAAAACTATGATCTGGCAAAATTCTCCTCTGGCAAACGCTATAACTGCGATCTAAATGGCAGTCACAACATAGCTGCCAGAGGGATTCTTAAACGGGTGCCAAGCGGAAAAAATGGGTAG
- a CDS encoding IS982 family transposase produces MFTIEEFIIAVFCCVDDLLKAITQGQPIRAKGFAPALSDSEVMTMEIVAEYQGIDTDQAIWRYFRRHWLEWFPGLGSRSAFVRQAANLWQYKQRLQQHLSTELGAFADEVHLVDGIPIPLCGFSRAPECRSFKGIAAYGYCAAKKQFYYGFHGHLLISATGVITGFSLTPANGSEREALWDMVQTIHGWLIGDKGYLSAALQQELRAVGIELETALRSNMQDTREPAWVALLQRIRRLIETVIGQLVERFSIEKVWARDLWHLTSRINHKLLAHTVCRWLNRHSADPLQFDQLVSQ; encoded by the coding sequence ATGTTTACTATCGAAGAGTTTATCATTGCAGTTTTTTGCTGTGTGGATGATTTGCTGAAGGCAATCACTCAAGGGCAACCCATCCGAGCCAAAGGATTTGCCCCTGCCTTGTCCGACAGTGAGGTAATGACGATGGAAATTGTGGCAGAGTACCAAGGGATTGATACAGACCAGGCAATTTGGCGCTATTTCCGTCGGCACTGGTTGGAGTGGTTTCCTGGCTTGGGCAGTCGTTCTGCCTTTGTCCGTCAGGCTGCAAACCTCTGGCAGTACAAGCAACGACTCCAGCAGCACCTGTCCACTGAGTTAGGGGCTTTTGCCGATGAGGTGCATCTGGTCGATGGCATTCCTATCCCGTTGTGTGGGTTTAGTCGTGCCCCGGAGTGTCGCAGTTTCAAGGGGATTGCTGCTTACGGTTACTGCGCGGCTAAAAAGCAGTTCTATTATGGCTTTCATGGTCATTTGCTCATCAGTGCGACAGGGGTGATTACAGGGTTTAGCCTCACCCCAGCCAATGGCAGTGAACGCGAGGCATTGTGGGACATGGTGCAGACGATTCATGGTTGGCTCATTGGCGACAAAGGTTACCTCTCTGCCGCTCTCCAGCAAGAGCTTCGAGCTGTGGGGATTGAACTAGAAACTGCCCTGCGCTCCAATATGCAGGATACTCGTGAGCCTGCTTGGGTGGCGTTACTCCAACGAATTAGACGACTGATTGAAACGGTGATTGGGCAATTAGTCGAACGCTTCTCAATTGAGAAAGTCTGGGCACGAGATTTATGGCATTTGACCAGTCGCATCAATCACAAGCTTCTAGCTCATACCGTTTGTCGATGGCTCAACCGTCACAGTGCTGACCCCTTGCAGTTCGACCAGCTTGTGTCACAGTAG